The following are encoded together in the Salinibacterium sp. UTAS2018 genome:
- the pheT gene encoding phenylalanine--tRNA ligase subunit beta: MKVPMSWLREFVEIPADITHEQVHAALVKVGFEEEDVHGFDISGPVVVGQVLEFVGEPQSNGKTINWCQVDVGEAEPRGIVCGAHNFVVGDKVVVTLPGSVLPGPFPIAARKTYGHVSDGMIASTRELGLGDEHDGILVLSTLGLDPEVGTSAIELLGLDDFAVEINVTPDRGYAMSLRGVAREYALSTGATFTDPADAPTITEASGFPVVIADDAPIRGRAGVRAFVTRVVRNVDVTKATPTWMITRLTLAGIRSISLTVDITNYVMLELGQPIHAYDLDRVAGGLRVRRAHAGETLTTLDDKARTLNPEDLLITDESGPIGLAGVMGGASTEITDASTNVLIEAANFEPISIARTARRHKLGSEASRRFERGVDPLVAPAAAARVVELLVELGGGTVDELGSDLLADHTADAVDLPEGYAQGLIGVHYSADEITDSLQAIGATVESTDTGWSVTPPSWRPDLGDKTTLVEEVARIVGYDRIPAVLPIAPPGRGLTRAQRLRRTVSNSLAASGLTEVLAYPFISQHSNDLFGSPEAGGATTIRLANALDPDAATMRRTLIPGLAAIAHRNVSRGLTDLALFEVGTVFLPEAGRSYGSASLPLGYELPSDADLADLRSSIPDQPWHVAALFLGDAVTRQPGQQPVSRGLADALATVQHVAATLSVEIDIVTGSHHSMHPGRTAELRVGDKTVGYAGELLPALAQELDLPRVVAVLEVDLTVLIQHAAEDVAATPIVSYPAATQDLSLVVPTEVQAGELLALIREGAGELLEQVRLVDDYRGTGIPETHKSLTFALRFRAPDRTLTQVEATDAKNAAVALAGERVGAELRE, from the coding sequence ATGAAAGTTCCCATGAGTTGGTTGCGGGAATTCGTTGAGATCCCCGCAGACATTACGCACGAGCAAGTTCATGCCGCCCTCGTCAAAGTCGGCTTTGAAGAAGAAGACGTTCACGGCTTCGATATCTCGGGCCCGGTCGTTGTTGGCCAAGTGCTCGAGTTCGTTGGCGAGCCCCAGTCCAATGGCAAGACCATCAACTGGTGCCAGGTCGACGTTGGCGAAGCCGAGCCTCGCGGCATCGTGTGCGGAGCCCACAACTTTGTTGTCGGCGACAAGGTCGTTGTGACTTTGCCCGGTTCGGTTCTTCCTGGCCCGTTCCCCATTGCCGCGCGCAAGACCTATGGTCACGTCTCCGATGGAATGATCGCGTCTACTCGTGAGCTCGGTCTCGGAGACGAGCACGACGGCATCCTCGTGTTGTCCACATTGGGTCTCGATCCCGAGGTCGGAACGAGCGCGATCGAGCTGCTCGGTCTCGATGACTTCGCGGTAGAGATCAATGTCACGCCCGACCGCGGCTACGCCATGTCACTCCGGGGCGTCGCCCGCGAATACGCGCTCTCCACGGGGGCAACATTTACTGACCCTGCTGATGCTCCTACCATCACCGAGGCCAGCGGATTCCCGGTTGTCATCGCTGATGACGCACCGATTCGTGGTCGCGCCGGAGTGCGAGCCTTCGTGACGCGTGTCGTACGGAACGTGGATGTCACCAAGGCAACGCCCACGTGGATGATTACGCGTCTGACGCTGGCCGGCATCCGCTCGATCTCACTCACGGTCGACATTACGAACTACGTGATGCTCGAGCTCGGGCAGCCGATTCACGCATACGACCTCGATCGTGTAGCCGGTGGGCTCAGGGTTCGTCGCGCTCACGCAGGGGAGACCCTCACGACGCTCGACGACAAAGCCCGCACGCTCAACCCCGAGGATTTGCTGATCACCGATGAGTCAGGCCCGATCGGGCTTGCTGGCGTCATGGGTGGTGCGAGTACCGAGATTACGGATGCCTCCACCAACGTGCTTATCGAAGCCGCAAACTTCGAGCCTATTTCGATCGCGCGCACCGCTCGTCGCCACAAGCTCGGCAGCGAAGCATCGCGTCGCTTCGAGCGCGGAGTCGACCCGCTGGTGGCTCCTGCCGCTGCGGCGCGCGTCGTCGAGCTGCTGGTCGAGTTGGGCGGCGGAACCGTCGATGAGCTCGGCAGCGACCTGCTCGCCGATCACACCGCGGATGCCGTTGACCTGCCCGAGGGCTACGCTCAGGGCCTCATCGGCGTGCACTACTCCGCTGACGAAATCACTGATTCGCTGCAGGCGATCGGCGCAACGGTCGAATCAACCGACACCGGCTGGAGCGTCACACCGCCCAGCTGGCGCCCCGACCTCGGCGATAAGACAACGCTCGTTGAAGAAGTGGCTCGCATCGTGGGCTACGACCGCATTCCCGCCGTGCTTCCGATTGCACCTCCGGGCCGCGGGCTTACGCGGGCGCAGCGACTGCGACGTACGGTGTCGAACAGCCTTGCAGCATCCGGTCTCACCGAGGTGTTGGCCTACCCGTTCATCTCCCAGCACTCGAACGACCTCTTTGGTTCGCCGGAGGCCGGGGGAGCGACAACGATCAGGCTTGCCAACGCTCTGGATCCGGATGCCGCCACGATGCGTCGCACGTTGATCCCAGGCCTCGCGGCGATCGCCCACCGCAACGTGTCTCGTGGGCTGACCGACTTGGCGCTCTTCGAGGTCGGAACAGTGTTCCTGCCCGAAGCTGGCCGTAGCTACGGCAGTGCCTCGTTGCCTCTCGGTTACGAGCTGCCGAGCGACGCTGATCTCGCGGACCTTCGCTCGAGCATCCCGGACCAGCCGTGGCACGTCGCCGCGCTGTTCCTTGGCGATGCCGTGACGCGTCAACCGGGCCAGCAGCCCGTCTCCCGTGGACTCGCGGATGCTCTAGCAACTGTTCAGCACGTGGCGGCGACGCTCTCGGTGGAGATCGACATTGTCACGGGCAGCCATCACTCAATGCACCCTGGCCGCACCGCGGAACTTCGCGTGGGTGACAAGACCGTGGGCTACGCCGGTGAACTGCTTCCCGCACTCGCTCAGGAGCTCGACCTGCCTCGTGTCGTTGCGGTGCTTGAAGTCGACCTCACCGTGCTGATTCAGCATGCGGCAGAGGATGTCGCAGCGACGCCAATTGTCTCCTACCCGGCGGCAACCCAGGATCTTTCTCTGGTGGTGCCGACCGAGGTTCAGGCCGGAGAGCTCTTGGCTCTCATCCGCGAGGGGGCCGGCGAGCTTCTGGAACAGGTGCGCCTCGTTGACGACTACCGCGGCACGGGCATCCCCGAAACGCACAAGTCGCTGACGTTTGCTCTGCGCTTCCGCGCCCCGGATCGCACGCTCACGCAGGTCGAAGCCACCGACGCGAAGAACGCTGCCGTCGCTCTCGCTGGTGAGCGGGTCGGAGCTGAACTGCGCGAGTAG